In a genomic window of Jaculus jaculus isolate mJacJac1 chromosome 8, mJacJac1.mat.Y.cur, whole genome shotgun sequence:
- the Tfap2c gene encoding transcription factor AP-2 gamma gives MLWKITDNVKYEEDCEDRHDAGSNGNPRIPPHLSSAGQHLYSPAPPLSHSGVAEYQPPPYFPPPYQQLAYSQSADPYSHLGEAYAAAINPLHQPAPTGSQPQAWPGRQSQEGAAGLPSHHGRPAGLLPHLSGLEGSSVSARREAYRRSDLLLPHAHALDAGLAENLGLHDMAHPMEEVQNVDDQHLLLHDQTVIRKGPISMTKNPLSLPCQKELVGAVMNPSEVFCSVPGRLSLLSSTSKYKVTVAEVQRRLSPPECLNASLLGGVLRRAKSKNGGRSLREKLDKIGLNLPAGRRKAAHVTLLTSLVEGEAVHLARDFAYVCEAEFPSKAVAEYLTRPHLGGRNEMATRKSMLLAAQQVCKEFTDLLHQDRTPNGNSRPAPVLETNIQNCLSHFSLITHGFGSQAICAAVSAMQNYIKEALVTVDKSYMNPGDQSPADSNKTLEKMEKHRK, from the exons ATGTTGTGGAAAATAACCGATAATGTCAAGTACGAAGAAGACTGCGAG GATCGCCACGACGCGGGCAGCAATGGGAACCCGCGCATCCCCCCGCACCTCTCCTCGGCCGGCCAGCACCTGTACAGCCCCGCGCCGCCCTTGTCGCACAGCGGGGTCGCCGAGTACCAGCCGCCGCCCTACTTCCCGCCGCCCTACCAGCAGCTGGCCTACTCGCAGTCGGCCGACCCTTACTCTCACCTGGGCGAAGCCTACGCCGCAGCCATCAACCCCCTGCACCAGCCCGCGCCCACCGGCAGCCAGCCGCAGGCCTGGCCGGGCCGCCAGAGCCAGGAAGGGGCGGCGGGCTTGCCCTCGCACCACGGGCGCCCGGCCGGCCTGCTGCCCCACCTGTCCGGGCTGGAGGGCAGCTCGGTGAGCGCGCGCCGGGAGGCCTACCGCCGCTCCGACCTGCTGCTGCCCCACGCGCACGCCCTCGACGCGGGCCTGGCCGAGAACCTGGGGCTGCACGACATGGCGCATCCCATGGAGGAGGTGCAG aaTGTGGACGACCAGCACCTCCTTCTGCACGATCAGACTGTCATTCGTAAAG gacCCATCTCTATGACCAAGAACCCTCTGAGCCTCCCCTGTCAGAAGGAGCTGGTGGGAGCGGTGATGAACCCCAGCGAGGTCTTCTGTTCTGTCCCTGGAAGATTGTCTTTACTCAGCTCCACATCAAAATACAAAGTCACCGTGGCTGAGGTGCAGAGGCGATTGTCACCACCTGAATGCTTAAATGCCTCGCTCCTGGGCGGGGTTCTCAGAAG AGCAAAGTCAAAAAATGGAGGCCGGTCCTTGCGGGAGAAGTTGGATAAGATTGGGTTGAACCTTCCTGCCGGGAGACGGAAAGCTGCCCATGTCACCCTGCTGACGTCCCTTGTGGAAG GTGAAGCCGTCCACTTGGCCCGGGACTTTGCGTACGTTTGTGAAGCTGAGTTTCCTAGTAAAGCGGTGGCTGAGTATTTAACAAGACCTCACCTGGGGGGACGCAACGAGATGGCCACCAGGAAGAGCATGCTGCTGGCGGCACA gcaagtgtgtaagGAATTCACAGACCTCCTCCACCAGGACCGCACGCCCAACGGGAACAGCAGGCCCGCCCCGGTCCTGGAGACGAACATTCAGAACTGCTTGTCCCACTTCAGCCTGATCACACACGGCTTTGGCAGCCAGGCCATCTGCGCCGCCGTGTCTGCCATGCAGAATTACATCAAGGAAGCCCTGGTCACCGTGGACAAGTCCTACATGAACCCCGGGGACCAGAGCCCGGCCGATTCCAACAAGACCCTGGAGAAAATGGAGAAGCACAGAAAgtga